TCATGAACGCCGTCGTCGCCTCCGGCGTGTCCGCCCAGCAGTGGGCGGCGCCCTTCGATTCGGCGTGGATCGACTTCACCAAGGGGTTGGGAGCCCCGGTGGGCGCGGCGATCGCGGGCTCGCGCGATTTCATCGCCGAGGCGTGGCGCCTCAAGCAGCAGATGGGCGGCGCCATGCGCCAAGCAGGCATCATCGCCGCGGCCGGCGTCTACGCGCTCAGGCATCACGTCAAGCGACTGGCCGAGGACCACGCCAACGCCAAGCGGCTCGCCGAAGGGCTCGCCACGCTGCCAGGTATCAAGCTCGATCCCGCGACGGTCGAGACCAACCTCGTCTTCTTCGATCTCACGGGCGCGCTCGATGCATCGGCGGCGGTGGAGCGGCTGCTCGCCCGCAACGTCCGCATGGGCGCCCTCGGCCCGAGGACCATCCGCGCCGTCACCCACCTCGATGTGAGCGCCCAGGCCATCGAGCGCGCCCTGGACGCGGCCAAGGCGGTCTTTACCAAGGCGGTCTTTTAAAGGATGAGCCGGGTGGACCGCATCCTCTTCGACCACGTCGCCATTGGCATGCCGACGATGGCCGACGCGGCGCCCTTCCTCGCGGGGAATCTTGGCGGCATCCCCGACTCCGGCCACACGTCGGGGTCCTTCACCTGGGGCACCTACCGCTTCGACGGCGGCGGCTCTATCGAGATCATCGAGCCGCTCGGCACGTCGGGCTTCCTCCACCGATTTCTCGCCGAGCGCGGCCCCGGCGTCCACCACGTCACCTTCAAGGTGCCGAGCCTCGACGACGTCTCCACGCGGGCCGAGGCGGCGGGATACGACATCGTCGGCCGTGACGATTCCGACCCGACGTGGAGGGAAGCGTTCCTTCATCCCAAGCAGGCGCTCGGCATCGTCGTCCAGTTCGCCCAGCCCGGGCCGTCTCACGGCACGCCGCATCCCTCCACGCCTCCACCGGGAGTGCCCTCGCCCCCGCCGCCCGTGACGCTGCTGGGGCTCCGCATGCGGGCTCAGTCGCGCGAGCGCGCCGTGACCCAGTGGGGCACGGTGCTTCAGGGGAAGACGGCCGACGGGCCGCGCGGCAGCCTCGTCTTCAGATGGCCGGGCTCGTTCATGAGGCTTGCCGTGGAAATCGACCCAGTCCAGAATGAGGGTCCGATCGCGATCGAGCTGGCGAGCCTGCGCACGTTGGCGCTGCCGGAGGGCCCGCATCCGGCTCTGGGAGCCGTCTTCACGGAAGAGGAGGCCTGAGATGGGGATCCTGGTGGCGTCCGTCCGGGGAGACTTTGTCGCGAGAGTCAGCGGGCTCGATCTCTCGAAGCCGCTCGACGACGGCGACTTCGGCCAGGTGCGGGACGCCTTCCACCGCGACGCCGTGCTGGTCTTCCCCGAGCAACCGCAGAGCGACGAGCAGCAGATCGCCTTCAGCGAGCGCTTCGGCCCCCTCGAGGTCAGCATCCGCAAGGACAGGCCGCGGGCCGTGGCGCGCGCTGAAGTCTCCGACCTCTCCAACGTGGACGCCGACGGCCGGCTCTACGCCCCGGACGACGAGCGCTCCATCTACAACGCGGGCAACCGCCTCTGGCACAGCGACAGCTCCTTCAAGCGCGTGCCGGCCATGGCCTCGCTCCTCTCGGGCCGCGAGGTGCCGCCGCACGGCGGCGAGACCGAGTACGCCGATCTCCGCGGCGCGTGGGATGCCCTGCCGGCCGAGCGCCGCCGAGGGCTCGATGCGCTCGTCGCCGAGCACAGTTTCGTCTACTCGCGGGGGCTCATCGGCTACGACCAGTTCACCGACGCGGAGCGGGCCATCGTCCCGCCGATCCAGCAGGCGGTGGTGAGAACCCACCCGGCGACGGGCAGGAAGTCCCTCTACCTGGGCTCCCACGCCTCGTACATCATCGGCAGGCCGGTGGAGGAAGGCCGCGCGCTGCTGAAGGAGCTGCTGGAATTCGCGACTCAGCCCCAGTTCGTCTACTGCCACGTCTGGAAACGGAACGACCTCGTCATGTGGGACAACCGCTGCGTGCTTCACCGCGGTCGCCCGTGGGACGAACAGCGTCACCGCCGGGTCATGCACCGGACCACGATCGCCGGCGCCGGCCCCACGGTCGTGGACGGCCGCCCCATCCCCGTCGGCTAGACCGTTTGGCCGGGGTCAGGTCTTGCATTCCTACATTTCCGGGCCCGGTTAATCGCGGCTAGCCCAGTCCTGGGTGCCTGATGTCGTAATGCAAGACCTGACCCCGGACATGGCACACGCCGTTGAAGTCGCCCAAGACGGTCTCGGCCGTCGCGGGCTGCATGGCGCGCTGATGATGCGAGCCCAGCCACTCGTTGCTCTGCTTCGCGTGGCACTCGGCGCAGGAGCGGTCACCGACGTACGCCACCAGCCTGCCTTTAGTCGCCCTGTTGGGCTCTAAGCCGGAGAGGAGCTTCCAGCCGACGACCACGGCCGCCGCCAGGACGATCATCGCCGCGAGGCCAACCCAGAGGCGCTGCCCGCGTGGCGGCGGCGCAGCGGCCGGGCTCAGGCTCCGTGTTCCTCTTCGGCGAAGCGAAAGAGGGCGAGCACGAGGGCGACCACCACGGGACCGAGGATGATGCCGATGGCGCCGAATGTCGCGAGGCCGCCCATCAGACCGAGGAGCACGGGCAGCGTCGAGATCTGTGCCCGGCCGGAGACGACGAGCGGCTTGACGATATTGTCCACCAGGGAGACCACCACCAGGCCCCAGAAGGCGAGGAAGATGGCGGCGCCCACCCGCCCGTGCGCGACAAGCACAATCGCTGCGGGGACCCATACCAGGGCTGAGCCCACCAGCGGGATGAGCGCCGCCAGCGAGGCCAGGACACCGAAGACGACGGGAGACGGCAGGCCCGTGAACGCGAAGCTGAGGCCGACCAGCGTCCCTTGGCACACGGCCGTGAGGAGCGTCCCCAGGGCCACCGCCCGCGTCACGGCCGAGAGGTGGCCGACCAGGTGCTCCTTCCGCTCGGCGCTCAGCGGGATCATGGTCAGGCCGCGCGCCACCGCCCGCTCGCCGTCGCGCACGAAGAAGAATAGGAGGAAGAGGGTCAGGGTCACCTCGACAACCACACCCAGCACGCCGGCGAAGAAGGCGCCGCTAGAGGCGACGAGGAGGATCAGCAGCGACTTGGAGCCTTGGATCGCCAAGCCCTGGATCTGCTCCGGTGACACGGATACGAGCCTGCTGATCCACTGGACGAGGCGGTCGAGGGCCGGCACCAGAAAGACGTCGCTCGCCTGGGCGATCTTGTACCGGTCGGCGAGTTCCTGGAGCTTGGCGACGAGCTCGGACGCCTGGCCGGCGAAGACGACCGCGGTGACGACGGCCGGGATCAGGACGAAGAGCGCCCCCGCCAGCGTCACGAGCAAGGCCGCGAGACTCCGGCGCCCGCGGAAGGCGCGCGTGAGCCGGCGCGTGACGGGCGCGAGGAGAAAAGCGAGCAACCCCGCCCACAGGATGGATTCGAAGAAGGGCTTGAGGATGCTCAGGAGGGCCAGCGCCAGCAGCGCGGCCGCGGTCAGCCAGAACACCCTCGCGTAAAAGCGGCTGTCGCTCTCCTGGGCCATGAGGCGCTAGGCGAACGTGAACTTGCTCTCGATCGTCACGGTGCCCGAGGGCTTGTCGTCCGCCGCCGCCACGACCCAGATCCATGCACGCGCCATCGTCATTCTCCTTGCCCGGCACAAACTTTTACCGCCGCTGGAGTGTAACACGGGGCGCGGTATAGTAGCGGGCATGGCCACCTTCCCCCTCGCCCTCGACGGCGTCCGCGTGCTCGATCTCTCCCGCGTCATCGCCGGCCCCTGGTGCGGCGCTCTCCTGGCCGACCTCGGGGCCGACGTCATCAAGGTGGAGGACACGGGCGGCGGCGACGAGTCCCGCACCTGGCCGCCCCACAAGGACGGCGAAGCCGCGGCCTATCTCCTCTTCAACCGCAACAAGCGCGGCATGACGCTCGATCTCAAGGCCCCGGAGGCGGTCGAGGTCGTCAAGACCCTCGTCGGGTCCTCCGACGTCCTCATCGAGAACTTCCGCACGGGCACCATGGAGAGCTTCGGCCTCGGCTACGAGGCGCTGGCGGCGATCAATCCCCGGCTCATCTACTGCTCCGTCTCGGCCTTCGGCCGGACAGGCCCGCGCAAGGACGCGCCGGGCTACGAGGCGCTCATGCAGGCCTTCTCCGGCATCATGTCCATCACCGGTGAGCCGGGCGGCCAGCCGGTGCGCGCGGGCGTGTCCTTCCTGGATCTCTCGACGGGCATACTTTGCGCAATGGGCGTCTGCGCCGCCCTGATCCAGCGGGAGCGCACCGGGCTCGGCCAGCGGGTCGACGGCTCGCTCCTCGAGACCGCGGTGAGCCTGCTGGCCTTCCACGCCGAGGGCTACCTCCTGACCGGCGCCGTCCCCAAGGCGCTCGGCTCGGGGCATCCGTCGCTCTCGCCCTACCGCAACTTCAAGTGCAAGGACGGCCAGTGGATCTTCATCGCCGCGGCCAACGACCGCTTCTGGCTGAAGCTCGTGGGCGCGCTCGGCCTCGACGACCTGGCGGCCGACCCGCGATTCGCGGTCAACCAGCAGCGGGTCAAGAATCGTGTCGAGCTCGAGACGCTGCTGGAGCGGGTGATCGGCGAGCGGGACCGCGAGCCACTCTTGAAGCTCCTGGCGGAGGCCGACGTCCCCGCCACGCCCGTCAACACCGTGGCCGAGGTGATGACCGACCCGCAGACGATCGAGCGCGGTATCGTCCAGAAGGTGACGCACCCCACGCTCGGCGAGATCCCCGTGGTCGGGACGCCGCTCAAGTTCTCGCGGATGGCGCCGGGCGTGCGGCGCGCCGCGCCGCTCCGCGGCGAGCACACCGACCAGATCCTGGCCGAGTGCGGCCTGGCGCCTTCGAGGATCCGCGAGCTGCGCGACAAGAAAGTCGTCTTGTAACCGGAGGGCACCCATGTTCGGTCTCCACAAGCTCTCGATGATCGCGGAGGACGAGGCGCTTCCCGGCCGCGCGGCGGCCATGCCGGCGCCCGCGGCGCATTTCGTGAGCGGCGCGCACCTCGAGCCGCCTTTCCCCGCCGGCACGGAGCTGGCGCTCTTCGGCATGGGCTGCTTCTGGGGCGCTGAGCGGATCTTCTGGCAGGCGGGGGGCGTCTACTCGACCTCGGTCGGCTATGCGGGCGGCTTCACACCCAACCCGACCTACGAGGAAGTCTGCAGCGGCCTGACGGGGCATACGGAAGCCGTGCGCGTGGTTTTCGAACCCGCCGCGATTTCCTACGACAGGCTGCTCCGCCTCTTCTGGGAGGGCCACGACCCGACCCAGGGCATGCGCCAGGGCAATGACACGGGCACCCAGTACCGCTCCGCCATCTACTGCTACGGCGACGCGCAGCTCCGAGCCGCCGAGGCGTCGAAGGACGCGTATCAGCGGGCGCTGGGCAAGGCGGGCTACAAGGCGATCACGAGCGAGATCCGGCAGGCGCCCGACTTCTACTA
This genomic stretch from Candidatus Rokuibacteriota bacterium harbors:
- a CDS encoding multiheme c-type cytochrome yields the protein MIVLAAAVVVGWKLLSGLEPNRATKGRLVAYVGDRSCAECHAKQSNEWLGSHHQRAMQPATAETVLGDFNGVCHVRGQVLHYDIRHPGLG
- a CDS encoding AI-2E family transporter, which produces MAQESDSRFYARVFWLTAAALLALALLSILKPFFESILWAGLLAFLLAPVTRRLTRAFRGRRSLAALLVTLAGALFVLIPAVVTAVVFAGQASELVAKLQELADRYKIAQASDVFLVPALDRLVQWISRLVSVSPEQIQGLAIQGSKSLLILLVASSGAFFAGVLGVVVEVTLTLFLLFFFVRDGERAVARGLTMIPLSAERKEHLVGHLSAVTRAVALGTLLTAVCQGTLVGLSFAFTGLPSPVVFGVLASLAALIPLVGSALVWVPAAIVLVAHGRVGAAIFLAFWGLVVVSLVDNIVKPLVVSGRAQISTLPVLLGLMGGLATFGAIGIILGPVVVALVLALFRFAEEEHGA
- the msrA gene encoding peptide-methionine (S)-S-oxide reductase MsrA, translating into MFGLHKLSMIAEDEALPGRAAAMPAPAAHFVSGAHLEPPFPAGTELALFGMGCFWGAERIFWQAGGVYSTSVGYAGGFTPNPTYEEVCSGLTGHTEAVRVVFEPAAISYDRLLRLFWEGHDPTQGMRQGNDTGTQYRSAIYCYGDAQLRAAEASKDAYQRALGKAGYKAITSEIRQAPDFYYAEDYHQQYLAKNPRGYCGIGGTGVSCPAGLTTL
- a CDS encoding CoA transferase, which produces MATFPLALDGVRVLDLSRVIAGPWCGALLADLGADVIKVEDTGGGDESRTWPPHKDGEAAAYLLFNRNKRGMTLDLKAPEAVEVVKTLVGSSDVLIENFRTGTMESFGLGYEALAAINPRLIYCSVSAFGRTGPRKDAPGYEALMQAFSGIMSITGEPGGQPVRAGVSFLDLSTGILCAMGVCAALIQRERTGLGQRVDGSLLETAVSLLAFHAEGYLLTGAVPKALGSGHPSLSPYRNFKCKDGQWIFIAAANDRFWLKLVGALGLDDLAADPRFAVNQQRVKNRVELETLLERVIGERDREPLLKLLAEADVPATPVNTVAEVMTDPQTIERGIVQKVTHPTLGEIPVVGTPLKFSRMAPGVRRAAPLRGEHTDQILAECGLAPSRIRELRDKKVVL
- a CDS encoding VOC family protein, encoding MDRILFDHVAIGMPTMADAAPFLAGNLGGIPDSGHTSGSFTWGTYRFDGGGSIEIIEPLGTSGFLHRFLAERGPGVHHVTFKVPSLDDVSTRAEAAGYDIVGRDDSDPTWREAFLHPKQALGIVVQFAQPGPSHGTPHPSTPPPGVPSPPPPVTLLGLRMRAQSRERAVTQWGTVLQGKTADGPRGSLVFRWPGSFMRLAVEIDPVQNEGPIAIELASLRTLALPEGPHPALGAVFTEEEA
- a CDS encoding GntG family PLP-dependent aldolase, which gives rise to MAIEVDLYSDTVTRPTPEMRRFMCEADVGDEQKHEDPTVNLLQEMVAELLGKEAALFLPSGTMCNEIALRVHCRHGEEMLAHKTAHPIHFEAGGPAALAGVNVQALDGPRGQYDAATLDAAIRPDNRHMPRSRLAWVEQTSNLGGGSIWPLDKVRAVTDVARRRGLSTHMDGARLMNAVVASGVSAQQWAAPFDSAWIDFTKGLGAPVGAAIAGSRDFIAEAWRLKQQMGGAMRQAGIIAAAGVYALRHHVKRLAEDHANAKRLAEGLATLPGIKLDPATVETNLVFFDLTGALDASAAVERLLARNVRMGALGPRTIRAVTHLDVSAQAIERALDAAKAVFTKAVF
- a CDS encoding TauD/TfdA family dioxygenase; protein product: MGILVASVRGDFVARVSGLDLSKPLDDGDFGQVRDAFHRDAVLVFPEQPQSDEQQIAFSERFGPLEVSIRKDRPRAVARAEVSDLSNVDADGRLYAPDDERSIYNAGNRLWHSDSSFKRVPAMASLLSGREVPPHGGETEYADLRGAWDALPAERRRGLDALVAEHSFVYSRGLIGYDQFTDAERAIVPPIQQAVVRTHPATGRKSLYLGSHASYIIGRPVEEGRALLKELLEFATQPQFVYCHVWKRNDLVMWDNRCVLHRGRPWDEQRHRRVMHRTTIAGAGPTVVDGRPIPVG